The Methanolacinia petrolearia DSM 11571 genome has a segment encoding these proteins:
- a CDS encoding bifunctional fructose-bisphosphatase/inositol-phosphate phosphatase, with product MNFQDHCNRIADDVFEAIRPLRDSGKGAEIVKQGADGTPTKLIDEAAEDIAIEYIRENGLCSKIISEEAGIIEFDGKPGTIYLDPVDGTHNAITGNPFFSISIAYSDGRRVTEGYVQDLVSRETFYSSYGKGAYINGKKVSVSKTESLEKSTLSIYGKKFHPETIVSIGQKIRRMRLFGASSLEICYVGCGRLDGFIDIRQTLRTTDAAAGVLFCTEGGGKVTDISGRTVEFPENVTEGRTLVATNGYIHDKVLEYL from the coding sequence ATGAATTTTCAGGATCATTGCAACCGGATTGCCGACGATGTATTTGAGGCAATCAGACCACTCAGGGATTCGGGAAAAGGTGCAGAGATAGTGAAACAAGGTGCCGACGGAACCCCCACAAAACTGATCGACGAAGCAGCGGAAGATATCGCAATAGAATATATCAGAGAGAACGGGCTCTGCAGCAAGATAATCAGCGAAGAGGCGGGCATTATAGAATTTGACGGAAAACCCGGAACGATATATCTCGACCCCGTCGACGGAACTCATAATGCAATTACAGGCAATCCGTTTTTTTCGATATCCATAGCTTATTCGGACGGCAGGAGAGTTACCGAAGGTTATGTCCAGGATCTGGTGAGCAGGGAAACATTTTATTCGTCATATGGCAAAGGAGCATATATCAACGGGAAAAAAGTATCCGTTTCAAAGACCGAATCTCTTGAAAAGAGTACTCTAAGCATCTACGGGAAAAAATTCCATCCTGAAACCATTGTTTCAATCGGACAGAAGATACGGAGGATGAGGCTTTTCGGCGCATCTTCTCTTGAGATCTGCTATGTCGGATGTGGCCGTCTCGACGGATTTATAGACATAAGGCAGACATTAAGAACAACGGATGCCGCTGCCGGAGTCCTTTTCTGTACCGAAGGAGGAGGGAAGGTAACGGACATATCAGGAAGAACTGTTGAATTCCCCGAAAATGTAACGGAGGGACGGACTCTTGTTGCGACCAACGGTTATATTCATGACAAGGTACTCGAATATCTTTGA
- a CDS encoding translation initiation factor IF-5A, with protein sequence MKEQTEIGKLKEGRYVVVEDEPCKILGIAISKPGKHGAAKARIDVAGIFDGVKRSIVQPVTAKTYVPVVERRTAQVISIAGDTVQLMDVKDFEMFELNIGADKASALEAGSEVPYISSMGKRKLDN encoded by the coding sequence ATGAAAGAACAGACTGAAATTGGAAAATTAAAAGAAGGCAGGTATGTCGTTGTAGAGGATGAGCCCTGCAAGATTCTGGGAATTGCAATCTCCAAACCGGGAAAGCATGGTGCGGCAAAGGCGAGGATCGATGTAGCGGGAATTTTTGACGGCGTAAAGCGCTCGATTGTCCAGCCCGTAACCGCAAAGACATACGTCCCTGTCGTGGAAAGGAGAACCGCACAGGTTATTTCCATTGCAGGGGATACCGTTCAGCTGATGGACGTGAAGGATTTTGAGATGTTCGAGCTCAATATCGGGGCAGATAAGGCATCCGCTCTGGAGGCAGGATCCGAGGTCCCGTATATCTCATCAATGGGGAAGCGCAAGCTCGACAATTAA
- the speB gene encoding agmatinase, producing MENFFHTIFADASYPYEDSDIIIFGVPYDGTTSYKAGTRDSPDAIRSVSYNFETYLPRIDLDLSGLPVCDLGNLEIDCLPDLVIDQVERTVREIAGDGKFPLMIGGEHSVTVGAVRALSPECYIVCDAHLDLREEFGGSIYNHACVAKRVLDLGVGEVFIIGTRSGTFEEYGLVRSDSRISTYSPEDIAARGLDAVLDEIQEKTSGKRTYLSIDADAIDCCLTPGLGTPEPFGLRPEDIRAVVDRFGTVCCGFDYVEVCPIDNGQTAAVAAKIIRELIGLKNKK from the coding sequence ATGGAAAATTTTTTTCATACGATTTTTGCCGATGCTTCATATCCCTATGAGGATTCGGATATAATTATTTTCGGAGTTCCGTATGACGGAACCACTTCGTATAAGGCCGGGACGCGTGATTCTCCCGATGCAATAAGAAGCGTATCATATAATTTTGAAACATATCTCCCGCGGATTGATCTGGATCTGTCAGGTCTTCCTGTATGTGATCTCGGCAATCTTGAGATTGATTGTCTTCCCGACCTTGTCATAGATCAGGTCGAAAGAACAGTGCGCGAGATTGCCGGAGACGGTAAATTTCCGCTGATGATCGGCGGAGAACATTCAGTTACTGTAGGGGCAGTGCGTGCATTGTCTCCTGAATGCTACATTGTCTGCGATGCCCACTTGGATTTGAGGGAGGAGTTCGGGGGCAGCATATACAACCATGCATGTGTTGCAAAGCGCGTACTTGATCTCGGCGTAGGAGAGGTATTCATCATAGGTACGAGAAGCGGGACCTTTGAAGAATACGGCCTTGTGAGAAGCGATTCGCGAATCAGTACCTATTCTCCTGAGGATATTGCTGCCAGAGGCCTTGATGCTGTTCTGGATGAGATACAGGAGAAAACTTCAGGAAAGAGAACATATCTCTCGATAGATGCAGATGCGATCGACTGCTGTCTCACCCCCGGCCTGGGAACCCCCGAGCCGTTCGGGCTTCGGCCTGAGGATATCAGGGCTGTTGTAGATCGTTTCGGAACCGTATGCTGCGGATTTGATTATGTGGAAGTCTGCCCGATCGACAACGGCCAGACTGCAGCAGTTGCAGCCAAGATTATCCGCGAGCTTATTGGACTTAAAAATAAAAAATAA
- the nrdD gene encoding anaerobic ribonucleoside-triphosphate reductase, translating to MSGDQQKKSLQRTLDGFTVPSLPKVRTSRGLILDWDRERIVQQLIKESKLVEEFYGGSAATEDLAREIAQSVEIKIQKLGLKFLSGPLIREIMNTTLLERELYQYRNVCTRVGTPVFDAHLIDVGSGFESHDNANLQENAETSHKKKADKISKEQYLLQLPPDLADFHLSGDLHIHDLEYFGTRPFCQDWDLRYFFYYGLMPDGNGTKASVAGPAKRPEVAILHAVKALGSAQTNFAGGQGYYNFLTFIAPYFEGMDYEGIKQHMQMFVYEMTQMMVARGGQVVFSSVQLSPGVPTLWKDKPCVYKGKVWDGVQAPHRTYSEFEREVRLLFKALMDVMYEGDFWGKPFNFPKPEISIEPDFMEEDEEFNSQNPDLPTYHDLYLMTFELASKYGTPYYDNQIPAYRGAGEGISCYQCCAYQFSSIADQDDLFEDKMYFKDGLHFSMGSLQVVSINCPRAAYKAEGDDQRLFAELKKLMDIATEVFKIKRRWINSIRSKGRMPFAMQRPKDPNDPEGEERGPVAVDLDGLVNTIGVVGVNEMIQHHIGSQLHESKEAFRLAVRTMTELEMYAKELSGKHNMTIALARTPAETTGQRFSVADLLDSRFREYAEKVTKGDLDTALEQLGTTFDLPIYYTNGTHVTPGADVPLTKRIEIEHVFFPIVDGGNIFHIWLGEARPDPRGLMDMAMNLCRNTQIGYFAFTRDLTVALKQFKEYKAEKTPESALSPYDTGARV from the coding sequence ATGAGCGGGGACCAGCAGAAAAAATCCCTTCAGCGCACACTTGACGGATTTACAGTACCGTCGCTTCCAAAAGTAAGAACTTCACGCGGGCTGATTCTTGACTGGGACCGGGAAAGGATCGTCCAGCAGCTTATCAAAGAATCCAAACTTGTCGAGGAGTTCTACGGCGGAAGTGCTGCAACAGAAGATCTCGCACGTGAGATTGCACAGAGTGTGGAGATAAAAATACAGAAGCTCGGACTGAAATTTTTAAGCGGACCGCTGATCAGGGAGATCATGAACACCACCCTCCTGGAAAGGGAGCTGTACCAGTACAGGAACGTCTGTACAAGGGTAGGAACTCCGGTCTTCGATGCACATCTTATTGACGTGGGCAGCGGATTCGAATCACATGACAACGCGAATCTCCAGGAAAACGCCGAAACCTCCCATAAAAAGAAGGCCGATAAGATCAGCAAGGAGCAGTACCTGCTCCAGCTCCCCCCGGATCTCGCGGATTTCCATCTTTCAGGCGACCTTCATATCCACGACCTTGAATATTTCGGGACAAGGCCATTCTGCCAGGACTGGGACCTTAGATACTTCTTCTATTACGGCCTGATGCCTGACGGAAACGGGACTAAAGCCTCGGTAGCCGGCCCGGCAAAGCGCCCGGAAGTTGCGATTCTACATGCGGTAAAAGCTCTTGGAAGCGCACAGACAAACTTCGCAGGCGGGCAGGGGTACTATAATTTCCTGACTTTCATCGCGCCGTACTTCGAGGGAATGGACTATGAAGGCATAAAACAGCACATGCAGATGTTCGTCTACGAGATGACGCAGATGATGGTTGCAAGAGGAGGACAGGTGGTCTTCTCGTCCGTTCAGCTCAGTCCCGGGGTCCCTACTCTCTGGAAAGACAAACCGTGCGTCTACAAGGGCAAGGTATGGGACGGTGTTCAGGCGCCCCACAGGACATATTCCGAGTTCGAAAGAGAAGTCAGGCTCCTTTTCAAGGCCCTTATGGACGTCATGTACGAAGGAGACTTCTGGGGGAAACCGTTCAACTTCCCGAAACCCGAGATCAGCATAGAACCGGATTTCATGGAAGAAGACGAGGAGTTCAACTCACAAAATCCCGATCTCCCGACCTACCACGACCTGTATCTCATGACATTCGAACTCGCCTCAAAATACGGAACACCATATTACGACAACCAGATCCCGGCTTACAGGGGAGCCGGGGAAGGAATCTCATGTTACCAGTGCTGTGCATATCAGTTCTCGTCGATCGCCGATCAGGACGATCTTTTTGAGGACAAGATGTATTTCAAAGACGGACTCCATTTTTCAATGGGCTCCCTTCAGGTAGTATCCATAAACTGTCCCAGGGCGGCTTACAAGGCGGAAGGAGATGACCAGAGACTCTTTGCCGAACTTAAAAAGCTGATGGATATAGCGACCGAGGTCTTCAAGATAAAAAGGAGATGGATCAACAGTATCAGGTCGAAAGGCAGAATGCCGTTTGCAATGCAGCGCCCGAAAGATCCGAATGATCCGGAAGGAGAAGAGAGAGGCCCGGTTGCAGTAGATCTCGACGGACTGGTCAATACCATCGGTGTCGTAGGCGTAAACGAGATGATCCAGCATCACATAGGATCACAGCTTCACGAGAGCAAGGAAGCGTTCAGGCTTGCAGTCAGAACGATGACGGAGCTTGAGATGTATGCAAAGGAGCTCTCGGGAAAGCATAATATGACGATCGCCCTTGCAAGGACCCCTGCGGAAACGACAGGACAGAGATTCAGCGTCGCCGATCTTCTCGACAGCCGTTTTCGTGAATACGCGGAGAAGGTCACGAAAGGAGATCTCGATACAGCCCTCGAACAACTGGGAACCACATTCGACCTGCCCATATACTATACGAACGGAACGCATGTAACTCCCGGAGCAGACGTTCCTCTTACAAAAAGGATAGAGATCGAGCATGTGTTCTTCCCGATCGTAGACGGGGGAAACATTTTCCACATCTGGCTCGGGGAAGCGAGGCCGGACCCGCGTGGGCTCATGGATATGGCGATGAACCTGTGCAGAAACACCCAGATCGGATATTTTGCATTTACAAGGGATCTTACGGTCGCTCTCAAACAGTTCAAAGAATATAAAGCCGAAAAAACACCAGAATCGGCTCTTTCTCCCTACGATACCGGAGCAAGAGTCTGA
- a CDS encoding glutaredoxin family protein, which yields MSDNPKINVYSLEVCPNCELLKRFLKSNGFEYTELDLSLPENMTELRLNNVFVREAPVLQVDETFMTSGDLFKSGAVDEEKILPLCKGE from the coding sequence GTGTCTGACAATCCGAAAATAAACGTATATTCACTTGAAGTATGTCCAAACTGTGAACTTTTAAAGAGATTTCTGAAATCAAACGGTTTTGAATACACAGAGCTCGACCTGTCGCTTCCGGAAAATATGACTGAACTCCGGCTGAATAACGTCTTTGTAAGGGAGGCTCCCGTACTTCAGGTTGATGAGACGTTTATGACTTCCGGGGATCTATTTAAAAGCGGAGCAGTCGACGAAGAGAAAATACTTCCTCTGTGCAAGGGAGAGTAA
- the thpR gene encoding RNA 2',3'-cyclic phosphodiesterase has translation MVRVFIAVEIPEEFRLCLGEVQNELKFSKAHLNFVDPAIAHITIKFIGEVAPDKVTSIKRALEAMKFSPYEVAFRGVFFNNSSRPRVIWTPGYDGSRSSDLKVHIEDLLEPEGIMREKRKFQPHVTLARIKRFHPSLAESVVSFGDFDFGSFKVGSIVFKSSILKPEGPVYDDLMEVEF, from the coding sequence ATGGTAAGGGTCTTTATTGCGGTCGAAATTCCTGAAGAATTCAGGCTGTGCCTCGGAGAGGTGCAAAACGAGCTGAAATTCTCAAAGGCGCATCTGAATTTTGTAGATCCGGCGATCGCTCATATCACGATCAAGTTCATCGGCGAGGTCGCGCCTGATAAAGTAACTTCGATAAAAAGAGCCCTTGAAGCTATGAAATTCAGCCCGTATGAGGTCGCATTCCGCGGGGTTTTCTTCAATAACTCTTCGAGACCGCGTGTTATATGGACGCCGGGATACGACGGGAGCAGGTCTTCGGATCTCAAAGTACATATCGAGGATCTTCTTGAACCGGAAGGAATCATGAGAGAGAAGAGGAAGTTTCAGCCGCATGTCACCCTTGCAAGGATCAAAAGATTCCACCCGTCCCTTGCTGAGTCCGTTGTATCTTTCGGCGACTTTGATTTCGGATCGTTCAAAGTCGGATCGATCGTCTTTAAAAGCAGTATTTTAAAGCCCGAAGGACCTGTATATGATGATTTGATGGAGGTTGAATTTTGA
- the cca gene encoding CCA tRNA nucleotidyltransferase, producing the protein MNRSPVEEGCLERIRPGEEERGLICDMASALVREVDDSGFAKGMIVGSVARNTWISGDRDLDVFMLFDPSVARGELEKKGLALGRDIATRFGGEVVEKYAEHPYVNTQINGFDVDLVPCYNVDSASHIQSAVDRTPFHTRYIRDRVRDLTDDILLLKQFAKSCGVYGSDHMTEGFAGYLCELLVLHYGSFDDVIRNAALWTPGTIIDIENHRAKDFDEPLVVIDPVDPERNVASSLSLRKMSEFSVFCRDYISNPAKEFFIIPEQKKISRQEFNDEIRRRGTYFFAIVFENPDSIPDILVPQLRKSLRSLESLFGRNDFRVLRSDCHMGDERSVLLFELIDEELPPVMKRAGPPVWNRINAEKFLRKHLGHTFSGPYIEGGKYIVEVERRHLNVLSLLKSPEFIESGFGKNVKESIESEYSVLRNEEVWNGDISGFLYDYIHKEPANVRILQNRI; encoded by the coding sequence TTGAACAGGTCTCCTGTGGAGGAGGGATGCCTGGAACGCATCAGGCCCGGCGAGGAGGAGAGAGGTCTTATCTGCGATATGGCATCGGCACTTGTGCGCGAAGTGGATGACAGCGGTTTTGCAAAGGGGATGATCGTAGGATCGGTTGCGCGGAATACATGGATCTCAGGCGACCGCGATCTGGATGTATTCATGCTCTTCGATCCTTCGGTCGCACGGGGGGAGCTCGAGAAAAAAGGTCTTGCACTCGGTAGGGATATTGCAACGCGCTTCGGCGGAGAGGTCGTGGAAAAATATGCCGAGCACCCGTATGTGAATACACAGATCAACGGATTCGATGTTGATCTCGTCCCCTGCTATAATGTGGATAGCGCTTCACATATCCAGAGTGCCGTGGACAGGACTCCTTTTCATACCCGGTATATCCGCGACCGTGTCAGGGATCTTACGGATGATATCCTTCTGTTGAAACAGTTCGCCAAATCATGTGGTGTATATGGGTCGGATCATATGACCGAAGGATTTGCAGGCTACCTGTGCGAACTGCTTGTCCTTCATTACGGGAGTTTTGATGACGTTATCCGGAATGCAGCGCTTTGGACTCCGGGGACGATTATCGATATAGAGAATCATCGCGCAAAGGATTTCGACGAACCGCTTGTAGTCATCGATCCCGTTGATCCCGAACGAAACGTGGCTTCTTCGCTGTCATTGAGAAAGATGTCCGAATTCTCGGTATTTTGCAGGGATTACATCTCAAATCCGGCAAAAGAATTTTTCATCATCCCGGAACAGAAGAAAATCTCCAGGCAGGAGTTCAATGATGAAATCCGCAGGCGCGGGACATATTTTTTCGCTATTGTCTTTGAAAATCCCGATTCGATCCCGGATATCCTTGTTCCCCAGCTGAGGAAGAGCCTGAGAAGTCTTGAAAGTCTTTTTGGAAGAAACGATTTTCGCGTGCTGAGAAGCGACTGTCATATGGGTGATGAAAGATCCGTTCTCCTTTTCGAACTCATTGACGAAGAACTCCCTCCTGTTATGAAAAGGGCCGGGCCGCCTGTGTGGAACAGAATTAATGCGGAGAAGTTCCTGAGAAAACACCTGGGTCATACGTTCTCCGGGCCATATATTGAAGGTGGGAAATATATAGTCGAGGTGGAACGGAGGCACCTGAATGTACTCTCTCTCCTTAAATCTCCTGAATTTATCGAATCAGGTTTCGGAAAGAATGTTAAGGAGTCAATAGAGAGTGAATATTCTGTTTTAAGGAACGAAGAGGTCTGGAATGGAGATATTTCCGGATTTCTATATGATTATATCCACAAAGAGCCTGCCAATGTCAGAATCCTCCAGAATAGAATTTGA
- a CDS encoding phosphate uptake regulator PhoU translates to MEIRKVQITGGSSFIVSLPKDWVRDSHIKKNDAVGLIVQPDGSLTITPRITGQAAERVKNIDLKNIEDPEHLYRLLIGAYVTGFNTIRMTSPTRIPAFAHKAVRMFIQASIGQEVSEQTDRLIVIKDLLNPGEMPFDNVISRMQVIIQEMLRDSVFALRSRDRELAEDVISRDRDVNRLYWLISRQYNLLLRNVSLSREMGTNVEMALHYLQIARVMERAGDQVVKIAENVLTLMFISMERKMLDIIQSLSVEAMDIFETSVRSFFNKDPKMTNDTLERVKKFSERCNQASHELFDVERPGIVHVGYIVENLKRVGEYSGVICETSINYYVMMRE, encoded by the coding sequence ATGGAAATCAGAAAGGTGCAGATTACCGGCGGGTCATCGTTTATTGTCTCTTTGCCGAAGGATTGGGTGAGAGATTCACATATAAAAAAGAACGATGCTGTTGGGCTTATCGTCCAGCCTGACGGCTCCCTGACCATAACTCCCCGTATAACCGGCCAGGCTGCTGAAAGAGTGAAAAATATCGACCTGAAGAATATAGAAGATCCCGAACACCTGTACCGCCTGCTTATCGGTGCTTATGTCACAGGGTTCAATACCATCAGGATGACTTCTCCGACAAGGATCCCTGCATTTGCCCATAAGGCTGTAAGGATGTTTATCCAGGCTTCTATAGGGCAGGAAGTCTCCGAACAAACTGATCGGCTGATAGTAATTAAGGACCTTCTAAACCCGGGAGAGATGCCGTTTGACAATGTAATCTCAAGGATGCAGGTTATAATCCAGGAGATGCTCAGGGATTCGGTCTTTGCCCTCAGGTCCCGTGACAGGGAGCTTGCAGAAGACGTGATCTCAAGGGACCGCGACGTCAACAGGCTGTACTGGCTGATATCCCGCCAGTATAATCTGCTTTTACGAAATGTTTCACTTTCCCGCGAAATGGGAACGAATGTAGAGATGGCGCTTCATTACCTGCAGATCGCGAGAGTAATGGAAAGAGCCGGAGATCAGGTGGTAAAGATCGCAGAAAATGTCCTTACCCTGATGTTCATCTCGATGGAGAGAAAGATGCTCGACATTATCCAGTCTCTTTCTGTTGAAGCTATGGATATATTCGAGACATCGGTTCGCTCGTTCTTCAACAAGGATCCGAAGATGACGAACGATACTCTTGAGAGGGTGAAGAAGTTCAGCGAAAGATGCAATCAGGCCAGCCACGAGCTGTTTGATGTGGAGAGGCCCGGTATTGTTCACGTGGGTTATATTGTAGAGAACCTTAAACGTGTTGGAGAATATTCGGGAGTAATATGCGAAACTTCGATCAATTATTACGTGATGATGAGAGAATAA
- a CDS encoding glutamine synthetase family protein has product MTDVAKMLERIEADNVKFIRLQFSDIEGQIKNVAIPVSQAEKALTAGIGFDGSSIEGFARIEESDMVLKPDMDTYSLLPWRPENAKVARFICDVYKPDDTPFEGDPRYILKKTLARAAEMGYTFNIGPEMEFFLFKMVDGEPSVKFQDFGGYFDLAPIDLAEDVRRDIIFNLMEMGFDIEASHHEVAESQHEIDFKYADALKTADNVVTFRFVTKTIALQNGLHATFMAKPVFGINGSGMHCNCSLAKDGKNAFYDPKAPLELSKTCMQFIAGVLSHAKSITRVANPTINSYKRLVPGYEAPVYIAWSASNRTALVRVPAPRGNSTRIELRSPDPSCNPYLTFAAILAAGLEGVEKDMEPPANATRNIFDMSEEQRVKEHIDTLPGDLYTANKYMTEDDVICKALGSHVVDGLNVITKMEWDSFRTAVHPWETERYLSKY; this is encoded by the coding sequence ATGACAGATGTTGCGAAGATGCTTGAAAGAATTGAGGCAGATAATGTCAAATTTATCCGTCTTCAGTTTTCAGACATTGAAGGGCAGATCAAAAATGTGGCAATTCCCGTAAGTCAGGCTGAAAAAGCACTGACAGCAGGTATTGGATTTGACGGGTCTTCGATCGAAGGTTTTGCCCGTATCGAAGAGTCGGACATGGTTTTAAAGCCGGATATGGATACATATTCTCTTCTTCCATGGAGACCGGAGAATGCAAAAGTCGCGAGATTCATCTGCGATGTATACAAACCTGACGACACTCCCTTCGAAGGAGATCCCAGGTATATTCTCAAGAAGACTCTTGCCCGTGCGGCCGAGATGGGATACACATTCAATATCGGTCCTGAAATGGAATTTTTCCTTTTCAAGATGGTTGACGGGGAGCCTTCTGTTAAATTCCAGGATTTCGGAGGATACTTTGACTTGGCACCTATCGATCTTGCGGAGGATGTTCGCCGCGATATCATTTTCAACCTTATGGAGATGGGATTCGATATAGAGGCATCCCATCATGAAGTGGCAGAGAGCCAGCACGAGATTGACTTTAAGTACGCAGACGCACTGAAAACGGCAGATAATGTAGTTACATTCAGGTTTGTTACAAAAACAATTGCACTCCAGAATGGTCTTCATGCTACCTTCATGGCAAAACCTGTCTTTGGAATAAATGGAAGCGGTATGCACTGTAACTGTTCGCTCGCAAAGGATGGCAAGAATGCATTCTATGATCCTAAGGCTCCTCTTGAACTTTCGAAAACCTGTATGCAGTTCATCGCTGGTGTCCTCAGCCACGCAAAAAGCATTACACGCGTTGCAAACCCGACGATCAACTCTTACAAGAGACTTGTACCCGGTTATGAAGCTCCGGTTTACATAGCATGGAGTGCCTCTAACAGAACAGCCCTTGTCAGGGTTCCCGCACCCCGCGGAAATTCCACACGTATCGAACTTCGCAGCCCTGATCCCTCATGCAACCCTTACCTGACATTTGCAGCAATTCTTGCAGCCGGACTGGAGGGTGTAGAGAAGGATATGGAGCCCCCGGCAAATGCAACCCGGAACATCTTTGATATGTCCGAAGAACAGCGTGTAAAGGAGCACATCGATACGCTTCCCGGGGATTTATACACTGCAAATAAATACATGACAGAAGATGATGTCATATGCAAGGCACTTGGCAGCCATGTGGTTGATGGTCTTAACGTCATAACAAAGATGGAATGGGACTCCTTCCGGACGGCAGTTCATCCCTGGGAAACAGAGAGATACCTTTCAAAATACTAA
- a CDS encoding DUF128 domain-containing protein has product MSFIRSERKCIEILRILKDHPEPVGAKRLSELMSERGFVLTDRAVQYYLSYLDDMGFTKKVGNRGRLLTAKGISETERALVDERIGFIISRLEKLAFKSDFNPETGRGNVGYNLSVVPEDQVNGVSGAFDEVIESGYSFFSRYKIIDTDPRIPSGYAGFLTVCSITMDGVLQKMGVPVRMAYGGVIDIKNGKPLGFSNLIGYRGTTIDPLSLFITSGNTSIGQTCAEKAGSVLANVRQVPQDAADLVSEGSRLMRECGFLFPVDMGSGVLNTPVDPCRISLIAYSGMNLIGNAVEKGFELRNEIGAGNMPFSFFE; this is encoded by the coding sequence ATGAGTTTTATAAGATCGGAACGGAAATGTATTGAAATTTTAAGAATTTTGAAGGATCACCCGGAGCCAGTAGGAGCAAAAAGGCTCTCCGAGCTCATGAGCGAGAGGGGTTTTGTCCTTACTGACAGGGCGGTTCAGTATTACCTGAGCTATCTTGATGATATGGGCTTTACAAAAAAAGTGGGAAATCGTGGTCGTCTTCTTACTGCTAAAGGTATCTCTGAAACGGAGAGGGCCCTTGTAGATGAACGAATCGGGTTTATCATCTCCCGCCTTGAAAAACTTGCATTTAAAAGTGATTTCAATCCGGAGACTGGCAGGGGAAATGTGGGGTATAACCTGTCAGTAGTTCCAGAGGATCAGGTGAATGGTGTTTCAGGTGCATTTGACGAGGTAATAGAATCAGGATACAGCTTTTTTTCGAGATATAAGATAATCGATACCGACCCGCGAATTCCTTCCGGTTATGCAGGATTTCTGACTGTCTGCAGTATTACTATGGATGGCGTTCTTCAAAAGATGGGAGTTCCGGTAAGAATGGCTTACGGTGGAGTAATAGATATAAAAAACGGGAAGCCTCTCGGTTTTTCAAACCTTATCGGCTACAGGGGAACGACCATAGATCCGCTTTCACTTTTTATAACCTCGGGAAATACATCGATTGGACAGACATGTGCGGAGAAAGCGGGATCGGTTCTTGCGAACGTCCGCCAGGTGCCGCAGGATGCCGCAGATCTTGTGTCTGAAGGCTCCAGGCTGATGCGTGAATGCGGTTTTCTGTTTCCTGTAGATATGGGGAGCGGGGTGCTGAATACTCCTGTCGACCCATGCAGGATATCGCTGATTGCATACAGTGGCATGAATCTCATCGGGAACGCGGTTGAGAAAGGTTTTGAGTTGAGAAACGAGATCGGGGCCGGCAATATGCCATTCAGTTTTTTTGAATAA
- a CDS encoding DUF128 domain-containing protein, whose translation MIRPLKFINHQIEENAIKVTYNPTENTGKVIYNISLIKSEDLDYSIDIYNEAFHAGLCLSDRVRFAEQGCKFGDYKIPAGHTGIITICSLTLDALLYKKGVPLNPIGGGLVEVRKMTPRRFTAMVRYEYTTIDPITVMISHGNTSVQEVIHNGNGTITANIRECHMEAEPSVFEVLDDLNEAGFSGILDVGVPNTSLLGVPVTPNYMGIAMVGGTNPAAAIMESGRGVEINSMKGLIAISEIGYLRDY comes from the coding sequence ATGATCAGACCACTCAAATTTATAAATCACCAGATCGAAGAAAATGCAATCAAGGTAACATATAATCCCACAGAGAATACAGGGAAGGTTATTTACAATATTTCCCTTATTAAATCAGAAGACCTTGATTATTCTATCGATATATACAACGAAGCGTTCCATGCCGGACTATGCCTGAGTGACAGGGTCAGGTTTGCAGAACAAGGATGCAAATTCGGGGACTATAAAATCCCTGCAGGTCATACAGGCATAATAACAATCTGCAGCCTTACGCTTGATGCACTTCTCTATAAAAAAGGCGTTCCGCTCAACCCCATCGGAGGAGGTCTGGTCGAAGTGAGAAAGATGACTCCAAGGAGATTTACTGCAATGGTAAGATATGAATACACTACCATCGATCCGATAACAGTCATGATCTCGCATGGCAATACCTCGGTTCAGGAAGTTATCCATAACGGCAACGGCACAATCACCGCAAATATCAGGGAATGCCATATGGAAGCCGAACCAAGTGTCTTTGAAGTTCTGGACGATCTTAATGAGGCCGGTTTTTCGGGGATCCTTGATGTAGGAGTCCCCAACACCTCTCTTCTTGGAGTGCCTGTAACGCCTAATTACATGGGTATTGCAATGGTGGGAGGAACCAACCCGGCTGCTGCGATCATGGAATCAGGAAGAGGGGTCGAGATTAATTCGATGAAAGGCCTGATCGCTATATCAGAAATTGGTTATTTAAGGGATTATTGA